The Halocalculus aciditolerans genome includes a window with the following:
- a CDS encoding helix-turn-helix transcriptional regulator gives MHDLTGFQRDLLYAIGGLDDPHGLALKDELEGYYESEVHHGRLYPNLDAVVEKGLVEKGKIDERTNSYSLTRRGRRELEARRDWEADYLDDD, from the coding sequence ATGCACGACCTGACCGGCTTCCAACGCGACCTGCTCTACGCCATCGGCGGCCTCGACGACCCCCACGGCCTCGCCCTCAAGGACGAACTCGAAGGTTACTACGAGTCCGAAGTCCACCACGGCCGCCTCTACCCCAACCTCGACGCCGTCGTGGAGAAGGGGTTGGTGGAGAAGGGGAAGATCGACGAGCGCACGAACTCCTACTCGCTCACGCGCCGCGGCCGCCGCGAGCTCGAAGCGCGCCGTGACTGGGAAGCAGACTACCTCGACGACGACTGA